Part of the Syntrophorhabdaceae bacterium genome, TCTCGAATCGCCCCCTTCGTGCCATCCCACGCTCGTCCGGTAGTCAAGCCGATCGACGAACCTCCTGCGTTCATGCCGGATAAAGGTGACGACGCCCGAGGCAAAGGACGATACGTCACAGGCGCCGCCGCTTCCCGGGAACCGGGCGGAGGGCCTGAGATAATCGCCAAGGCTTGTGGTATTCAGATTTCCGAACCTGTCGATCTGGGCGGCGCCCAGGAAGGCGATGGTGTGGAGCCGCCTGTGGCCGACGATTGAAAAGGCTTCGATAAGGCCGGAATTGAGCGCGGTCCCGCTCATGACCCTGAGATCGGAGACCGCCATCGGGATTTCGTCGAGCAAGGGATCGATGCCGCCGGTCTCGAAGAAGATCACTGCCCGGGGGGAATAGATCCTTTTCGCCGCGGTGGCGGCGAGCATGGAGACCCCCGTGCCCGCGAAGAGAATATCACCGTTTTTTGTGAGCCGCCCTGCGCTCAAGGCCATCATCTCGTTGTCCGTATAATCTTTCATTCTTTCCCCTCATTTCCTGTCGAGGCCTACTGCGTAGCCCACAATGGGATTCGCCCGTATCCTCATGAGCTCTTTAGCCCCGGCCTTTTCAAGGTACGCCTCGTGAGAGGAGACGCCGTAGACCCAGTCGTCGAGGTATCTCTTCCACCCTGCGTTCTCATGTGCCATGGCCTTATAGAGCTTGAGGTGGGTCGGGTCGTAATCGTAAAACCCGTAACAGGCAGTTGGATGGGCGCCGTATTGCACCCGGACGATGGCGTCCACAAAGAAAGAAGGGAGTGAATTCTGGTCCGGGTCGAGGCGTATGAACGAGCGGGGGACGATCTCCTCGCAGGTGACGATCACCCTGTCCGCCGATTTCGCCTGCTCCACGTCGGCGAAGGTGAGGCCCTTTATCCTCACCGTCCCGTCTTCCCCCACGTACTGGGCGTGCATGAGGGCCACATCCGGGTTGGCGGCAGGCAGGAGCACCACGTTATCCTCCTTGTCGCTGAAAGGGTCCTCGGCGACAAGGCACTTCCTCCGGGCCACCTTCCTCTGCCTTCTCGTCTCGGGAGAGAAACCTTCCTTTGTGATGATATCGGAGCCGAGGCCCGACTTCGTAGGTATGAAGGGGAGGCCCAGGGCGCCCGCGAGAAAGCGCAGGCTCATCTGATAGTTTGAGTAATCCTCGAACTCGATGAGGCCCTCTTCGATGGCCTTCCGGAAACGGATGCACGTAGGAGCGTACCTGCCGTTGCCCCCGTAGGCGATCTCCAGGCGCTTCACGCACCCTGCGCCTATAAGGAGATCGAGGGCCTGGCCGTGGGAATGGCATATGAGGTGGAGGTCGGTCACGCCCTGGCGCGCGATCTCGTATGCGAGCGCCATGGGGTTCCGGTTGACGGTGAACCCCCCGAGGGTAATCTGGGAACCCTTCTCCACGAACCTCTTTACCGCCTCTTCGAGGCTCATCAGCTTGTCGGCTATTTCAGGATATTTGTTCATGTGAGTCGAATCCTCCCGCGGATGCCGTGACCCGGTCGGCAGGGCTATCCTGCTTGGTCCGGAAGACAGCGCTCCTTTCATTTTAGCGGTACACCTCCTTATTTCATATCAAAACCCTGATTGTCAAGAACAATGTAGTTTTACAGAAAGGGAGGCGCGGGGCAGTGAGGGGAGAAGGCTTCGGACAACAGTAACAGGCGCCCCTGCCGGATCGAACCGGAGAGCGCGCCCTGATTTCTTTGATGGGCGGCGCCTACTTTTCCTCGCCGAAGAAGGCGAGGATCTGGGCGGTAAGGGAAGCCGGCTGCTCGTCGGCTATCCAGTGGCCGCAGCGCTCGACCGATCCGCCCCGCACGTTGAGGGCCACTTCCTTCACTGTATCGACCATTACCGGGCCCAGGCTCTGCGCCCCTCCCAAGGCAAGGACCGGCATTGCCAGCTTCCGGGCAAAATAGATCTTATTGTCAGCCTTGTCCCTGGAAAAGGCACGAAAATATTCGAAACCGGCCCTCATTCCTCCGGGCGAGGAATAGGAGCGCACGTACTCGTCGATATCTGCTTCGGTAAAGGCCGCCGGATTATACGAAAGGGCGCGGAAGAAGCCCTCCGTCAGATAAGTCCGCTCCCGTCCCGCCACGAGCACCTCAGGCAGGTTCGGGACATTGTGGAAGGCAAAATGCCAGGCCCGCCCGCTTTTTTCGAATTCTTCGAAGATACTTGTCCCCGGAATGGGCGCGTCGAGGAGCACGAGACGACGGACCTGGGCGGGATGGGCCGCGGCATAGGCATAGGCGACCATGAGGCCGATGTCGTGGCCCACGAGCGATATCTTTTCATGCCCGAGGGAGCGCACCAGCTGATAGATGTCCTCCGCGAGGGTCCGCTTGTCGTAGCCGGCGGAGGGTTTGTCGGAGTCCCCCGCGCCCCGTAGATCGGGAACTATGACGGTGTGGTGCTTTGCAAGCCCGGGCATCACATGGCGCCACATATACCAGGTCTCGGCGAACCCGTGGAGCAGGACCACCGGCTCGTCCTGCCCGCCGGTCACATAGTGGAGGCGCACGTTGTTCGCCGTTGCCGTGTGGTGGGTGAAGATGCGGTTAAATTCCGCCCCGGCGGGGGGTTGGGCCGTGGAGGGAAAGGCGGCGGCCGCGATCGATTTTATGAACTTTATCATTTATCCTCCTTCCTTGCCACAATGCCGGGCATGCCTCAGGCCCTGATGAACTCCAGCAGGTCCGCGTTGATCCGGTCTTTGTGGGTGGAGCAGACCCCGTGGGGCGCCCCGGGGTAGATCTGAAGCTTCGCGCCCTCGATGATTTTGGACGAAAGGACCGCCGAAGAGCCGATGGGCACGATCTGATCGTCGTCACCATGGATAATCAGGGTCGGCAGGTGAAATTTCTTCAGGTCGGCGGTGAAATCCGTCTCGGAGAAGGCGCGGATGCAGTCGAGCACCCCTTTGTAACCCGCCTGCATGCCCTGGAGCCAAAAGGAGTCCCTTAAGCCCTGGGAGACCTTGGCGCCCGGTCTGTTGGCCCCGTAAAAGGGGACGGCGAGGTCGTGAAAGTACTGGGAACGGTCGGCAATGACCCCCGCCCGTATCGAATCGAAGGTCTCCATGGGCACCCCGCCGGGGTTGGCGGAAGTTTTGAGCATGAGGGGCGTCACCGCGCCGATCAGTACTGCTTTGGCCACGCGTTTCGTGCCGTGGCGGCCGATGTACCGGGCCACCTCACCGCCGCCCGTGGAATGGCCGACAAGGGTCACCCCTTTCAGGTCGAGGGCCTCCATAAGCGTGGCCAGGTCGTCGGCATAGGTATCCATGTCATTGCCGTTCCAGGGCTGGCTCGACCTGCCGTGGCTCCGGCGGTCGTGGGCGATCACGCGAAATCCATGGGCGCCCAGAAAGAGCATCTGGTCTTCCCATGCATCCGCCGAAAGGGGCCAGCCGTGGCTGAAGACCACGGGTTGTCCCTCTCCCCAGTCCTTGTAGTAGATTTTGATGGGGTTCGTCTTTTCTTTGCCTACGTCTATAAAGTTCATAAATCCTCCTTATCTCACGTGCCTCCGGTCGAGTACGCGTGGGCACGGGTTATTGCATCAAATTCCGGGATTATCACGGTCCCTTACCTGCACGAGACGAAGCGCACGTTGGCGAGGGAAGTCTCTATTGTCTCTTCCAGCAGGCGGACCACCTCCGCCACCTCATCTTCCTTATTTTCGATGCCGAGGGAAAACCTGAGGGAGCAGTGGGCCTCTTCTTTGGAGAGCCCCATGGCGAGCAGCGCCTGGGAGGGCTCGGGCGAGCCCGACTTGCAGGCCGATCCCGAGGAAAAGTAGACGCCTTGCGAATCGAGGGCATAGACCACCGACTCTCCCCGCAGGCCGGGAAGGGTCACATTGAGCGTATTGGGGAGCCTTTTTTCCGGATGGCCGTTTACACGGGCGCTCGGTATTATACGGCAGATCCCTTCACAGAGGAGGTCGCGCATAGTGCGCACCCGGCCCTCCATCTCCGGCAGGTCCTGGAGTGCGAGCCCTGCCGCCACTCCCATGCCCGCGATACCTGCCGTATTCTCCGTCCCTCCCCTTAAGCCGCCCTCCTGCTTTCCCCCGTGGATGAGGGGCGGGATCTCCATTCCCTTGCGGATATAGACGGCGCCCGTCCCCTTGGGTCCGCCGAATTTGTGGGCCGAAAGGGTGAGGAAGTCAACGCCCCATTCGTCAGCGTGTATTACCATCCTGCCTGCCGCCTGGACTGCGTCCGTGTGGAAAGGGACGCCCCGCTCCCGGGCAATGCGCGCAAGCTCGGAGATCGGCTGGAGAGAGCCTGTTTCGTTATTTGCGGTCATGACGCTCACGAGACAGGTGCGCTCCGTGATCGCCTGGGACAGCTCTTCCGGGTTGATTACTCCGTAATGATCGACCGGAAGATAGGTCACGGAAAAGCCCCGGGTTTCAAGCCATTGGCAGATGCCGGTCACGGAGGGGTGCTCGATCGTGCTCGTGATGATATGGGTCTTCTCCGGGGCGGACACACGGGCTATGCCGTGGATGACGAAATTGTTTCCCTCCGAGCCCCCGCTTGTAAAGACGAGGCGGCGCGGTGTGCAGCC contains:
- a CDS encoding CoA-transferase; translation: MKDYTDNEMMALSAGRLTKNGDILFAGTGVSMLAATAAKRIYSPRAVIFFETGGIDPLLDEIPMAVSDLRVMSGTALNSGLIEAFSIVGHRRLHTIAFLGAAQIDRFGNLNTTSLGDYLRPSARFPGSGGACDVSSFASGVVTFIRHERRRFVDRLDYRTSVGWHEGGDSRKRLGLERGGALAVVTDLGVLRFDDETKEAYLAEYYPGVPIEKIIENTGFPLDVSRAVEARPPSPEELRILREEVDPQRLML
- a CDS encoding CoA-transferase, whose product is MNKYPEIADKLMSLEEAVKRFVEKGSQITLGGFTVNRNPMALAYEIARQGVTDLHLICHSHGQALDLLIGAGCVKRLEIAYGGNGRYAPTCIRFRKAIEEGLIEFEDYSNYQMSLRFLAGALGLPFIPTKSGLGSDIITKEGFSPETRRQRKVARRKCLVAEDPFSDKEDNVVLLPAANPDVALMHAQYVGEDGTVRIKGLTFADVEQAKSADRVIVTCEEIVPRSFIRLDPDQNSLPSFFVDAIVRVQYGAHPTACYGFYDYDPTHLKLYKAMAHENAGWKRYLDDWVYGVSSHEAYLEKAGAKELMRIRANPIVGYAVGLDRK
- a CDS encoding alpha/beta hydrolase, producing the protein MIKFIKSIAAAAFPSTAQPPAGAEFNRIFTHHTATANNVRLHYVTGGQDEPVVLLHGFAETWYMWRHVMPGLAKHHTVIVPDLRGAGDSDKPSAGYDKRTLAEDIYQLVRSLGHEKISLVGHDIGLMVAYAYAAAHPAQVRRLVLLDAPIPGTSIFEEFEKSGRAWHFAFHNVPNLPEVLVAGRERTYLTEGFFRALSYNPAAFTEADIDEYVRSYSSPGGMRAGFEYFRAFSRDKADNKIYFARKLAMPVLALGGAQSLGPVMVDTVKEVALNVRGGSVERCGHWIADEQPASLTAQILAFFGEEK
- a CDS encoding alpha/beta hydrolase; translation: MNFIDVGKEKTNPIKIYYKDWGEGQPVVFSHGWPLSADAWEDQMLFLGAHGFRVIAHDRRSHGRSSQPWNGNDMDTYADDLATLMEALDLKGVTLVGHSTGGGEVARYIGRHGTKRVAKAVLIGAVTPLMLKTSANPGGVPMETFDSIRAGVIADRSQYFHDLAVPFYGANRPGAKVSQGLRDSFWLQGMQAGYKGVLDCIRAFSETDFTADLKKFHLPTLIIHGDDDQIVPIGSSAVLSSKIIEGAKLQIYPGAPHGVCSTHKDRINADLLEFIRA